One genomic window of Panicum hallii strain FIL2 chromosome 6, PHallii_v3.1, whole genome shotgun sequence includes the following:
- the LOC112897297 gene encoding uncharacterized protein LOC112897297, whose amino-acid sequence MSPSIESTIGFSRRFLNLIVGNRIPGVKSLCCFDLTDQQLFYPEIPSQSPNVNAEKKITPKSLWPFMMDSIGLPHSSFNFRASALNDQWKIDCFPLAGHEVICADQSGRAFLFNAATQLAETMPSLHKSKSLPFTLFVPNANADNDYHHNGYGSSLFVMERIPKPEVGCRAQYSEQFEAFVYRKPTKSNYYKSWHCQLLPPPPYIREPKYCHGCPEICSYAVLRGGSHICISVKGVGTYCLDTASHTWSEVGKWTLPFHGRVEYVPELKLWFGLSGEAQNLAAADLSSMDSEPQLVGPWKEHRLPEEWKECKDSQLVNLGSGRFCITRFFHNRIYNGDFEDESIAVFTGVEVVPHVRDFNGNANKGGNGKVELQMIPHKSKCHMYNGSTIDAVF is encoded by the coding sequence ATGTCCCCATCCATCGAGTCGACGATTGGCTTCTCGCGGCGGTTTCTTAATCTGATTGTGGGCAACCGTATTCCTGGTGTCAAATCGCTATGTTGCTTCGACCTGACGGACCAGCAGTTGTTCTATCCAGAAATACCCTCACAGTCACCAAACGTTAACGCAGAGAAGAAGATTACGCCGAAGTCACTTTGGCCCTTTATGATGGACAGTATTGGGCTTCCCCACTCGAGCTTCAACTTTCGTGCTTCAGCTCTCAACGACCAATGGAAGATCGACTGCTTCCCGCTTGCGGGGCACGAGGTGATTTGTGCGGATCAGTCTGGGCGCGCCTTTCTCTTCAACGCCGCGACGCAGCTGGCAGAGACCATGCCTAGTCTCCACAAGTCCAAATCGTTGCCCTTCACTCTCTTTGTTCCCAATGCCAATGCTGACAATGATTATCACCACAATGGCTACGGCAGCAGCCTTTTTGTTATGGAGAGGATTCCCAAACCGGAGGTGGGCTGCAGGGCACAGTACAGCGAACAGTTTGAGGCCTTCGTCTACCGCAAGCCCACAAAGTCAAATTACTACAAGTCCTGGCACTGTCAGCTCCTCCCGCCGCCACCTTACATCCGTGAACCCAAGTACTGTCATGGCTGCCCAGAGATCTGCTCCTATGCAGTGCTCCGTGGTGGCTCCCACATTTGCATATCCGTCAAGGGCGTTGGCACCTATTGCCTGGACACAGCAAGCCACACATGGAGTGAAGTCGGCAAATGGACCTTACCGTTCCACGGCAGGGTTGAGTATGTGCCTGAGCTCAAACTCTGGTTTGGCCTCTCTGGTGAGGCCCAGAACTTGGCTGCGGCTGACCTATCTTCCATGGACTCTGAGCCACAGCTAGTGGGCCCTTGGAAGGAGCACCGCCTGCCAGAGGAATGGAAGGAATGCAAAGATTCTCAACTTGTCAACCTGGGCTCAGGAAGGTTCTGCATCACAAGGTTCTTCCACAATAGGATTTATAACGGTGACTTTGAGGATGAATCCATTGCAGTCTTTACCGGTGTGGAGGTGGTGCCACATGTGCGCGACTTCAACGGCAATGCAAACAAAGGTGGCAATGGGAAAGTGGAACTCCAAATGATCCCTCACAAATCTAAATGTCACATGTATAATGGCAGTACCATCGATGCTGTGTTCTAA